The genomic interval GAATCTCTTCCATGCGACAAAGTCCGGAATCGTGAAGTCTCTTTCGTGACCGATAGCGCTGAGCACAGGGCAGTACTGCTTGCTAAAGTCCGAAATAGCGATTCCCAGATCGAGGCTATCGAAGTACATCAAGTCGCTCGCAGAGCCGCCGCCTCTTGTCAGAACAACCACATCGTATTTGACCGGACAGGATGCGATCTTCTTTAAAGCGGAGAGGATTCCGGGGACTGTTCGGTTTCCCTGCATATATGATTCAAAAAGATGAACAACGGGTTTGTAAGGAGATTCAAGAGAAATATTCGAGAAGAAGTCACCGAGTCCCGCAGCAGTCGAAGACGATATCACGGCAATTCTCTTTATCGGGGGCAACTCGATGAGTTCGTGCTCTTCTGTTCTCAAAGCGTTCCGCACTTTTAGAGCGGTATAGATCTCCCTTCTTCGTGCGGTAATATCCGACTCGCCGATCGGAGCGATCGTGTCTACCCAGATAGAGAAGCTTGCGCGGGGTTTGTAGAAACTGAGAGAGCCTTCGAAAAGCCACTTCTTTCCTTTCAAATCTGATGAACTCTTAAGAGCCAGCTGTCTTCCCATCCTTGCAAAGGCAGGCTTTCCAGAGATCATGCTCAGGTCTATTCGTCTTTTCGTACCGCGTTCTTCATAATCTTGAGAAACGCTAATATATACATAGCTTCCCCGAACATTTATGTTTGTCACATCAGCCGGAAACTTAACTCGCAGGTTATTCAAACCTACGCTGGTCAAAACCGATCTGATGTGTTCAAGCATGTTTTCAAGGTCTTTGAACTCAAGCGTCGCTTCTTCCATTAAGCACCCCTTTGAATCGATACTACATTACATTATAGAAGAAGAGGACGCCTCGTGCGTCCTCCGAATAAACATTATTCGTAGTTACTCTTACCTTGCTGTGTATCCTCCATCTACCATTAGTGATTCTCCATGAACAAAAGAAGCTTCTTCGCCCGACAAAAACAGAACTGCGTTTGTCACTTCTCTTGGGTCTCCAAGCCTGCCTACTGGATGCATGGAAACAAGCATCTCATACATCTCAGTACCCTCTTTCATGCCAGCGTTCTCAAGCAGCGGTGTCTTAATGAAAGCGGGGTTCACAGCATTGATCCTGATATTCTTGCTCGCGTACTCCAGAGCCGCGGCTTTCGTCAATCCAACCACGGCATGCTTTGCGGCTACATAGGCAGAAGCATTATTGAAGCCTACTTTGCCTAGAATGGAAGAGTTATTCACAATTGCTCCACCGCCTTGTTTGAGCATTTGCTGGATCTCGTACTTCATTGCGTAGAATACACCGAGCAAATTTATCGAGATAACCCTTTCCCAATCTTCAAGGGGATATTCCGAAAGTGGAAAAGAAGGTCCTCCTATTCCCGCATTATTAAAGGCAATATCTAGCCTTCCGAATTCTTCGACAATCGAGTCAATCACTTTCTCTGTCTCTTGAGAACTTGAGACATCATGTTTCATGAATCGGGCGTTTCCTCCAGCTTTCTTTATCTCTAGCGCGAGCTCTCTGCCCTTTTCTTCATCAACGTCCGAAATGATTACACTTGCTCCTTCCTCAGCAAATGCTCTTGCACTATCGGCTCCGATTCCTGAACTTCCTCCTGTTATTAAAACAACTTTTCCATCGAATCTTTTCATAATTTCCCTCCTTTTATCACGTTGATACCCGAGAGTATCGATCGGCTATGTTCATTATATCGCAATTAGCCGCCAGGAAGAATGAGAATAGAGTGTCCTTCCAGGACGAAAAGAGAGATGCTGAATGGATTTCAGACGGGGGGTCTCGAGTCTAGGGTCGCGGGTTTGGAGAACAGAAGCGGATGACCCATTTGCGGTTCTCGGGGTTACTGAGCTCGACATCCCGGGCTTGATCCGGGATCTGCTTTTGATCTTCTCGAGGACGTTGACGGTCAACGTTGTCTTTGTCAGCGATCAGCGGGCCCTTGTTATTGAGCCTGCAGCGGATATTCTGGAGCGAGTCTGCTAACGCATTGTGACCTGAGCTGCTCTTGGCCGGCCTCACTCGTTAGCATGGGATCGTTTGTGGAGATTAAGCTGAGATAAATCAGAAAGTTGTGCAAGATCAGAATTGCTTCTAGGAAGTCTGGCAAAAGAAAAGGGACTGAACTGTTGGTGAGTTCAGTCCCGAATGGTTCTCTATTTCTGAAGGATACAGTTCAGACTTTCGCCATCAGATCATTGTATTTCCAGCCACCCGTCCTCGACCTCGAAGAGAGCTACCAAATTGACGACTGCCACATCACTCGGAGACAAGGTGAACTTGCGTTCAACTTCCCTTGTGCTGCCATCGGGAAGCATTTCAACTGCAGTGATTTTGTGCCAGGGTCCCGGCGTATATGCGACCTTTCTCTTACCCTTTTTCACTTCCTCGAGATCCACGTTGTCGACAACGACCTTTATTGTGTTTTCGGATTTGTATTCGACACCGTCTATAACTATGTCTTTGTTATCGACGAATATTTGGTGCTCCTTGCCCAATACATAGAGACCGAAGCCAAGAGCTACCAGAACTACCACAAGGGCGATTCTAATCACGTTTCTTTTCATACAATCACCCTCCCGTCCCATCTTCAATTGCCGCCTTGATCGCAGCTTTTGCCTGTCTTCTTTCAGTCTCTTTCTCCACCTGTCTTCTCCAGGCGTAAAGAGCCAGTGAGATTGCGATTATTCCG from Mesotoga infera carries:
- a CDS encoding exonuclease VII large subunit; this encodes MEEATLEFKDLENMLEHIRSVLTSVGLNNLRVKFPADVTNINVRGSYVYISVSQDYEERGTKRRIDLSMISGKPAFARMGRQLALKSSSDLKGKKWLFEGSLSFYKPRASFSIWVDTIAPIGESDITARRREIYTALKVRNALRTEEHELIELPPIKRIAVISSSTAAGLGDFFSNISLESPYKPVVHLFESYMQGNRTVPGILSALKKIASCPVKYDVVVLTRGGGSASDLMYFDSLDLGIAISDFSKQYCPVLSAIGHERDFTIPDFVAWKRFDTPTAVARGISEQVIEYVSSLEEFADLLGEEINWLFQRAWSETDPERLGIMSDRIEDNINRTEHFFEDGIRALSGTILHRIAKAVNELGSFNPSRYLLSIERAMNEISALADGLMNRAEAAIQRSLQYSESQLDDATLRNQIDRHLMNANGQVELLDKGILRMFDDKISEAGNDLDNLFNELTLHGGYAASLLFGGVVLKKADRIINSITIVSPGDEVDCIFKDGEAKATIDEVKSEV
- a CDS encoding glucose 1-dehydrogenase; the encoded protein is MKRFDGKVVLITGGSSGIGADSARAFAEEGASVIISDVDEEKGRELALEIKKAGGNARFMKHDVSSSQETEKVIDSIVEEFGRLDIAFNNAGIGGPSFPLSEYPLEDWERVISINLLGVFYAMKYEIQQMLKQGGGAIVNNSSILGKVGFNNASAYVAAKHAVVGLTKAAALEYASKNIRINAVNPAFIKTPLLENAGMKEGTEMYEMLVSMHPVGRLGDPREVTNAVLFLSGEEASFVHGESLMVDGGYTAR